AACACAACGGCCCAGGCGACTTTCCTTGACAATGTAAGCGTTAGTCAGGTTTTGGGTACTGAAGATGTGCTTGCGTCGCAGTTCTCAGTATATCCTAATCCAACGTCTAATGTTGTGAACATCAGCAATACTTTAGATGCGATGATCACTAAAGTGACTATTACGGACCTGAAAGGCCGTACAGTGAAAAGCAACAACGTTGCTGCTGCTTCAAACATCCAGATCAGTACTTCAGATTTGTCTTCAGGTGTTTACATGCTGAACATTACTTCTGACAAAGGAACTGTAGTAAAGAAAATTATTAAGAAATAATTTTCTTTATCATCATATCAAAGCCCGCTTCACAGCGGGCTTTTTTATTTGACTACACTAAAACGTTTTCGCAATAAGTCTCACGATTTTTTGCAAATGCAGTTTCTAATCGTTTACTTTGCGGTGTTCATTATCTTATTGAAAGTTATCACGAAAGGCAGAGGGATTAGACCCGTTGAAGCCTTAGCAACCCTTTACCCTTAAAGAAGGTGCTACATTCTACCGGTTCCCGGATAGATAACGACATAGATATTTTTTTCTATCCACTACCTTCCTGATGACATTCAATAAATGCAAATTTATAGTATGTCAAAAACAATCCAGAATACCATTCGTGAAAGGATTCTCGTGCTCGACGGCGCCATGGGTACCATGCTGCAGCGCTACGATTTCTCAGAAGAGGATTTCCGCGGGACCCGATTCAGGGATTTTCCATATCCGTTGAAAGGAAATAATGACCTGCTGTCCTTAACGCAGCCACAGGCGATCAGGGAAGTACACCGTTTGTATCTCGAGGCAGGGGCAGATATCATTGAAACCAATACTTTTTCGTCGACAGCTATCGGTATGGCCGATTACCACCTCGAGGAATTCGTGTATGAACTTAATTTCGAATCGGCCCGGATCGCCCGTGAAGTCGCTGACGAATTTACGGCATCAAACCCGGATAAGCCGCGGTTTGTTGCCGGATCAATCGGCCCGACCAACAGGACCGCCAGCATGTCCCCGGATGTCAATGATCCCGGTTTTCGCGCCATTACATTCGACGAACTCAAAGTAGCTTACAAGCAGCAAGCTGAAGCGCTCCTTGATGGAGGATGTGACCTGATCCTGGTGGAAACCGTTTTTGACACGCTGAATGCCAAAGCAGCCTTATTCGCCATAGAAGAAGTGAAGGAAGCCCGTCATTCAGATGTTCCGGTTATGGTGTCAGGGACCATCACCGACGCCTCCGGCAGGACCTTGTCAGGACAAACCGTCGAGGCTTTCCTGATTTCGATTGAACACCTCCCTTTGTTGAGTGTAGGGTTCAACTGCGCTCTGGGCGCCGATCAGCTAAAGCCTTACCTGAAGCGGCTTTCGCGCAATACAAGCCTGAATATTTCAGCACATCCTAACGCGGGGCTGCCAAACGCCTTCGGACGATACGACCAGACGCCTGAGGAAATGCAGACACTGATCAGGGAATACCTCAATGACAATCTGGTCAATATTATCGGAGGATGCTGCGGCACCACCCCTGCGCATATCAAACTCATTGCGGAAGCAGCCGCAACCTGTAAGCCAAGACCTATTTTAGAAAACGCCTGATGCCTCAAAATAAATATTTAAGACTGTCCGGCCTCGAGCCGTTGATCATTACACCGGAAACCAATTTCGTCAATATCGGAGAACGTACCAACGTCACAGGCTCCCGGAAATTTCTCCGCCTTATCAAGGAGGAACGTTACGAAGAGGCACTCGACATCGCGCGTGCACAGGTTGATGGCGGCGCGCAGATCATCGATGTAAATATGGATGAAGGCATGCTCGACGGCGTTCATGCGATGACGGTTTTCCTGAATCTCATTGCTTCCGAGCCCGACATTGCCCGCGTGCCGGTAATGATCGACAGCTCAAAGTGGGAAATCATCGAAGCAGGCCTCAAGGTCACACAGGGGAAAAGCATTGTCAATTCCATTTCACTGAAGGAAGGCGAAGACCGCTTCATCAGCCAGGCCAAACTGATCAAACGTTATGGCGCCGCAGTGATTGTTATGGCTTTTGACGAAACCGGACAGGCTGATACCTATGCGCGACGCATTGAAATCTGCAAAAGATCATATGAGCTGTTGGTAAACCAGGTGCACTTTCCCGCCGAAGACATCATTTTTGATCCGAATATTTTTCCTGTCGCTACCGGGATGGAGGAGCACAGGTTAAATGCTCTGGACTTCTTCAAGGCGACCAAATGGATCAGGCAAAACCTGCCCTATGCGCATGTCAGTGGCGGCGTGAGCAATGTGTCATTTTCGTTCCGCGGTAATGATAAAGTCCGTGAGGCCATGCACTCCGCTTTCCTGTACCACGCCATACGGCACGGCATGACCATGGGCATTGTCAATCCTGAGATGCTCGAAATATACGATGACATTCCGAAAGACCTGCTCGAACGGGTAGAAGATGTATTACTGAACCGGCGTGACGACGCTACGGAACGGTTGCTTGATTTCGCCGAAAACATCAAAGGAGATAGCAAAGTAGCGGAAAAGGCGGTGCAGGAATGGCGCTCCGGAACGCTGCAGGACCGAATTACCCATGCGCTGGTTAAAGGTATTGACGAGTTTATCGAGGCAGATGTTGAAGAAGCCCGTCTTCTGGCTGCAAGACCCATCCATGTGATTGAGGTCAACCTCATGGCCGGGATGAATGTCGTCGGGGATTTGTTCGGAAGCGGGAAGATGTTCCTGCCACAAGTAGTCAAGTCGGCCCGCGTAATGAAAAAGGCAGTGGCCTACCTGCTGCCGTTTATAGAAGCAGGCAAAGCCAATGCCAGCAGCGCAAATGCCAAAATCCTGATGGCTACCGTTAAGGGTGACGTGCACGACATTGGGAAAAACATTGTGTCGGTAGTCCTGGCGTGCAACAATTATGACATCATCGACCTTGGCGTGATGGTGCCGCCGGAAAAGATTATCGAAGCCGCAGTAAAGGAGAATGTCGACATCATCGGGCTCAGCGGACTGATTACGCCGTCCCTCGATGAGATGGTCTATCTCGCAAAGGAACTTGAAAGCCGGAACATCAAAATCCCGGTCATGATTGGTGGGGCCACGACATCGCGCGCCCATACGGCCGTGAAGATTGCCCCGGAATACAGCCATACTGTGGTCCATGTGAACGACGCTTCGCGCGCGGTAACGGTCGCCGGGGATCTGATCAATGCGTCCGGAAAGGACGCCTACGCGCGGCTGCTGCGTTCGGAATATGACAGTTTGAGGGAGGGCTACCTGAATCGTGCCAGGGACAAGCAATACCTGACCATCGGCGATGCCAGAAAGAATAAATGGTCATTGGACTGGGAAAATTTCAATCCTGCCACCCCGAATGTCACAGGCGTAAAAACCGTGGAGGTCGATCCCGCGGTATTGGTGCCCTACATCGACTGGACGCCTTTTTTCCGTACCTGGGAACTTTTCGGGAAATACCCCGCGATACTGGAGGATGCAGTCGTCGGCGAACAGGCCACTGCATTGTTTGAGGATGCCAAAACCCTGCTGCACCGGATTTTGCAAGAGAAGCGGTTTACGGCCAAAGCGGTGTTCGGTATTTTTGAAGCGAACCAGGTGGACGATGACGACATCCAGGTCTGTGACGAACACGGAAATGTGCTGGAGCGGTTTATAACCTTACGCCAGCAATCCCAGAAAACCAAGGGCGCCACAAACCTGGCGCTGGCCGATTTCATTGCACCGAAAGCCTCAGGGAAGAAGGACTACATCGGGGCGTTTTGCGTAACGACGGGATTTGGGGTCGACGAATGGGCGGCCGAATTTGAGAGAGATCTCGACGATTACAACGCCATCATGGTGAAAGCCCTGGCCGACCGGCTTGCGGAAGCTTTCGCTGAATACCTGCACGAGCAGGTCAGGACCGAATGGTGGGGCTACGCTGCAGGTGAAAGCCTTAGCAAAGAGGCATTAATCGAGGAAGAGTACAGGGGCATCCGCCCGGCGCCCGGTTATCCCGCGTGCCCGGACCACCTGGAAAAGCCGACAATCTGGAAGTTGCTCGATGTCGAAAAGAATATTGGGGTGACGCTCACGGAAAGTATGGCCATGTGGCCCGCCGCTTCGGTGTCAGGGTATTATTTTGCCCATCCGCAAAGCAAGTATTTCGGACTCGGGAAAATTACTGACGACCAGGTACAGGATTACGCAAAGCGTCGCGGGATTGCAGTGGATGAAGCAAGGAAATGGCTGAGTCCGAACATCGTGGACTGAACGCGCCGACCGCGTTAGGGATAGAGGCGGCAGCCCGCAGTCCCGTTTTTTACGGGGCGAGGACTACAGCCGAAAGCCCGGGCCGCAGGCAACGCCGGCAAATTGTTTTAACCGATTTTTAAAATTGATTATGAAAGTAACACAGCATATAGACAACGCGCAGGGAAAAACCCTTTTTTCTTTCGAGATCCTGCCGCCGCTGAAAGGCCAGAACATCCGCTCTATTTTTGACAGCATCGATCCGCTCATGGAATTCAATCCGCCGTTTATCGATGTGACCTACCACCGCGAGGAATTCGAATTCAGGGAGCTCGACAACGGGCTGCTCGAAAAAAAGATCGTGAAGAAGCGGCCGGGAACCGTAGGCATCTGCGCGGCCATACAGAACAAATACCAGGTGGATGCGATTCCGCACATCTTATGCGGCGGTTTTACCAGGGAAGATACCGAGAATTTCCTTATTGATATTGATTTCCTGGGGATCCAGAATGTTGTGGCGCTGCGCGGCGATGCCATCAAGAGCGAGATTTATTTTCGGCCGGAAAAAGAAGGGCACCATTATGCATCAGAGCTGGTGACGCAGATTGACAACCTCAATAAGGGCATTTACCTGGATCCGGAATTGCAGAATTCAGCACGGACGGATTTCTGTATCGGTGTGGCGGGCTACCCGGAAAAGCATATGGAAGCACCCAGTCCGGACAGCGACATTTATTTCCTGAAGCAGAAAATCAAGAATGGTGCGCA
The nucleotide sequence above comes from Flavobacterium magnum. Encoded proteins:
- a CDS encoding homocysteine S-methyltransferase family protein, with the translated sequence MSKTIQNTIRERILVLDGAMGTMLQRYDFSEEDFRGTRFRDFPYPLKGNNDLLSLTQPQAIREVHRLYLEAGADIIETNTFSSTAIGMADYHLEEFVYELNFESARIAREVADEFTASNPDKPRFVAGSIGPTNRTASMSPDVNDPGFRAITFDELKVAYKQQAEALLDGGCDLILVETVFDTLNAKAALFAIEEVKEARHSDVPVMVSGTITDASGRTLSGQTVEAFLISIEHLPLLSVGFNCALGADQLKPYLKRLSRNTSLNISAHPNAGLPNAFGRYDQTPEEMQTLIREYLNDNLVNIIGGCCGTTPAHIKLIAEAAATCKPRPILENA
- the metH gene encoding methionine synthase gives rise to the protein MPQNKYLRLSGLEPLIITPETNFVNIGERTNVTGSRKFLRLIKEERYEEALDIARAQVDGGAQIIDVNMDEGMLDGVHAMTVFLNLIASEPDIARVPVMIDSSKWEIIEAGLKVTQGKSIVNSISLKEGEDRFISQAKLIKRYGAAVIVMAFDETGQADTYARRIEICKRSYELLVNQVHFPAEDIIFDPNIFPVATGMEEHRLNALDFFKATKWIRQNLPYAHVSGGVSNVSFSFRGNDKVREAMHSAFLYHAIRHGMTMGIVNPEMLEIYDDIPKDLLERVEDVLLNRRDDATERLLDFAENIKGDSKVAEKAVQEWRSGTLQDRITHALVKGIDEFIEADVEEARLLAARPIHVIEVNLMAGMNVVGDLFGSGKMFLPQVVKSARVMKKAVAYLLPFIEAGKANASSANAKILMATVKGDVHDIGKNIVSVVLACNNYDIIDLGVMVPPEKIIEAAVKENVDIIGLSGLITPSLDEMVYLAKELESRNIKIPVMIGGATTSRAHTAVKIAPEYSHTVVHVNDASRAVTVAGDLINASGKDAYARLLRSEYDSLREGYLNRARDKQYLTIGDARKNKWSLDWENFNPATPNVTGVKTVEVDPAVLVPYIDWTPFFRTWELFGKYPAILEDAVVGEQATALFEDAKTLLHRILQEKRFTAKAVFGIFEANQVDDDDIQVCDEHGNVLERFITLRQQSQKTKGATNLALADFIAPKASGKKDYIGAFCVTTGFGVDEWAAEFERDLDDYNAIMVKALADRLAEAFAEYLHEQVRTEWWGYAAGESLSKEALIEEEYRGIRPAPGYPACPDHLEKPTIWKLLDVEKNIGVTLTESMAMWPAASVSGYYFAHPQSKYFGLGKITDDQVQDYAKRRGIAVDEARKWLSPNIVD
- the metF gene encoding methylenetetrahydrofolate reductase [NAD(P)H] produces the protein MKVTQHIDNAQGKTLFSFEILPPLKGQNIRSIFDSIDPLMEFNPPFIDVTYHREEFEFRELDNGLLEKKIVKKRPGTVGICAAIQNKYQVDAIPHILCGGFTREDTENFLIDIDFLGIQNVVALRGDAIKSEIYFRPEKEGHHYASELVTQIDNLNKGIYLDPELQNSARTDFCIGVAGYPEKHMEAPSPDSDIYFLKQKIKNGAQYIITQMFFDNKKYFDFVAKCRVEGITVPIIPGLKPIATKKQLNMIPHRFKVDLPDELIMSVVKAKDNDTVRQIGIEWCIEQSKELVSAGIPVLHYYSMGKAENIRAIAKEVF